DNA from Thalassoglobus sp. JC818:
AAATGGATTGAAGGAAGTTGCAGACAACCAGTTGTGGCGTATTTTTCTGAAGAGATGACCTCCGTAAGTGAATTTGAGGAGCGTTCCTATGCAGGTACAACCGACAGCGACTGTTCATATCGTCGATGATGATCATCAAATGCGCAGCTTAATCGTTAATATCGTTAGATCCATAAATTTAGAACCGCGAGTCTTTGCCTCCGCTGATGAATTTGTTCGCGACTACGACGGACAACCGGGCTGCCTTGTCTCCGATTTCAAAATGCCGGGCATGGACGGACTGGAACTTCTGGAATCACTCAACTCTCTCGGAATCTGTCTTCCGTGTATTTTGATTACTGGTCATGCGGATGTTCCGCTCGCGATCCGGGCGATGAAGTCACATGCTGCCGACATGATTGAGAAGCCATTTCTCCCGCAAGTGCTGATCGAAAGTATTCTTAAAGCCGTCGAACTTGATCGGCGAAATCGAGATTCGAGTGAAAGATCACTCGAAATCGGACGTTCGATTGAATCGTTAACACCTCGCGAAAAAGAAGTTCTCGAAGGCGTCGTTTCAGGAATGGCGAACAAACAGATGGCCTACAAGATGGATGTGTCTACGAAGACCATCGAGGTACACCGTCGAAACATGATGCAGAAGATGCGTTTTCATTCAGTCGCTGAACTCGTCACAGCTGTCACCGAACATCGACTTCTCCAGACCGAAAACTCTGGCGTCTGACGTCACACCGGAAAGAGCGTTTTAGCTCCGGAAGTGACACTACTGATTGCGAACACAATGGAAAACAGGTCGATTCTGGACGCGTCGCGGGGCGACGTCGCCATTCTCCGCTCTCGCTACGACACATTCTTACAACGAATAGTGTCGCTGGCGTTGACGACACATGACTTTGACTCTTTCGAAGCTGATGTCTTGCGAAGACTCGATGTTGAGTTCGGAGGGGTTGCTGCAGCAGTTTGGGAATCCGATCAGGAAACCGGGAAGTGGAAACTCATTCAGAAATCTCCATCCTGGAATGTCCTGGCGCCCAACCTTGCCGCAGTCCAGGCCAGTCCAAAGGAGTTTCAACGCTCCGTTGAAAACAGCATCCCCGGTCGACCATCTTCACAACTGTTTGCAATCAGCAATCAAGGTTTTCAAGCGACAGGACTTCTGTCAGGCCACAATCAGCAATCAGCAATCTATCCCGA
Protein-coding regions in this window:
- a CDS encoding response regulator — translated: MQVQPTATVHIVDDDHQMRSLIVNIVRSINLEPRVFASADEFVRDYDGQPGCLVSDFKMPGMDGLELLESLNSLGICLPCILITGHADVPLAIRAMKSHAADMIEKPFLPQVLIESILKAVELDRRNRDSSERSLEIGRSIESLTPREKEVLEGVVSGMANKQMAYKMDVSTKTIEVHRRNMMQKMRFHSVAELVTAVTEHRLLQTENSGV